A DNA window from Paramormyrops kingsleyae isolate MSU_618 chromosome 10, PKINGS_0.4, whole genome shotgun sequence contains the following coding sequences:
- the LOC111836329 gene encoding uncharacterized protein, whose translation MRVFLSSPAPWVGSAPMNLGVFVVLLMAGHALGVAESGCDQAQFLHASGTCMDCPTCGPGQQLSEDCGYGDGGGGHCEACDEGEFSADTGLAPCWQCTECTLLNRMEQKPCTPTSNAVCGPCLKGFYELKRKNRVMEPLCMPCLSAFGGVRRDCLPPAPRADTAGVEPVAASVAVIGSSSAATAFFLVLLLWVLLLTVERLNKRFKLVSRPRGLNAGSLRTLLPCAMPRTTPSATPVACGMTEEELEQQNPCDTSRRTLLNQEEDVHTPAIVINVTTNIKPVSQGQGEDCEWERPEESPWCLKEMQKKLQEISAMTAGQMLEELDYDTVHEMSLLIDAGRRRSGLRRLGRALGVSPEVLANVCGFQELFQYLSTSTSTLLPQLAEAIASLPRPDLVARMHQCLLARNGLQPQGVQDGGSPPPKDEGVLGPSALTRPPDT comes from the exons ATGCGTGTTTTCCTTTCCAGCCCGGCGCCGTGGGTTGGATCCGCTCCCATGAATCTGGGCGTCTTTGTCGTACTCCTAATG GCAGGCCATGCCCTGGGCGTAGCTGAGTCCGGCTGTGATCAGGCTCAGTTCTTGCATGCCAGCGGCACCTGTATGGACTGCCCCACATGCGGACCAGGACAGCAGCTCTCAGAG gaCTGTGGATATGGTGATGGTGGGGGTGGGCACTGCGAGGCATGTGATGAGGGGGAGTTCAGTGCCGATACGGGcctcgccccctgctggcagtgCACAGAGTGCACCCTGCTGAACCGTATGGAGCAAAAGCCCTGCACCCCCACCAGCAACGCGGTTTGCGGCCCCTGCTTGAaggg GTTTTATGAGCTGAAGAGGAAGAACAGAGTGATGGAGCCGCTCTGCATGCCTTGCCTCAGCGCCTTTGGCGGGGTCCGGAGAGATtgcctgccccctgcccccaggGCAGATACGGCAG GGGTGGAGCCAGTTGCGGCTTCAGTTGCTGTGATTGGCTCATCATCTGCTGCCACCGCCTTCTTCCTAGTGCTGTTGCTGTGGGTGTTGCTGTTGACAGTGGAGAGACTCA ATAAAAGGTTCAAGCTTGTCTCACGGCCCAGAGGGTTGAATGCTGGATCTCTGAGaacgctccttccatgtgccatgCCCCGCACCACGCCCAGTGCCACACCCGTAGCCTGTGGCATGACTGAGGAGGAATTAGAGCAGCAGAATCCATGTGACACCTCCAG GAGAACTCTCCTGAACCAAGAGGAAGACGTACACACCCCTGCTATTGTCATTAATGTCACCACGAACATCAAGCCTGTCAGTCAAGGCCAGGGTGAAGACTGTGAATGGGAGAGGCCAGAGGAAAGCCCGTGGTGCTTGAAGGAG ATGCAGAAGAAGCTACAGGAAATTTCTGCAATGACTGCAG GTCAAATGCTGGAGGAGCTGGATTATGACACTGTGCATGAGATGTCCCTGCTGATTGACGCTGGGCGCCGCCGGAGCGGCCTTAGAAGGCTGGGCCGTGCCCTTGGGGTATCGCCTGAGGTACTGGCCAATGTCTGTGGCTTCCAGGAGTTGTTCCAGTATCTGAGCACCTCAACCAGTACTCTGCTGCCTCAGCTGGCAGAGGCCATCGCCTCTCTGCCCCGCCCCGACCTTGTGGCCAGGATGCACCAGTGCCTACTGGCAAGGAACGGCCTACAACCCCAGGGGGTGCAGGACGGAGGCTCCCCGCCACCCAAGGATGAAGGTGTCCTGGGGCCCTCAGCCTTGACACGTCCGCCAGATACCTGA